A genome region from Flavobacterium sp. includes the following:
- a CDS encoding substrate-binding domain-containing protein, whose amino-acid sequence MYQFVKYILMLFLASLSLISCRQKQGDKIRVGFSQAMTTDDWRKQMNSSIKIEASLHPEVDLTIKDAHNNVAKQIEDIERFISNKVDVIIVSPIQSKPLTAVVEKSMKAGIPVLIVDRKIEGESYTAYLGADNIEIGRIAGRYIISHSKGSGNIIEITGASGSSPAYERTLGFNQIINENKRFKIVNTIQGDWEKESVKAPLKAILLQNPNIEYIFAHNDRMALSAWETAKTLGLEKKIKFIGVDALNSVNGGIELVKNGVLDGTILYPTGGNEALKLALKMYNNESIPRNNILNTIVIDKNNAEIIENQMDKVDQQQLVIESQQGAIKVQEREYASQNNLVRLLSFFLVIILSLTIYSIYSTISISKKKKQLERINQTVIDQNNEIQEMAQIADKSNEAKLNFFTGLSHEFKTPITLIMSYVESLIENEKIKGTALIDEVKLIHKNSNRLLRLINQLLDFRKIEEQKFTLRASNTKIYDFTNEVMANFKGEAARRNIDFQLVCKNKNLELFIDRGLMDKVYFNLLSNAFKFTPDNGKISISIVENQDNTVKIHFKDSGIGIPDDELSNVFDPFFRASNNNKNSSGIGLHLSKEFVLLHQGTIELKSKQGSEFVITLLKGSSHLQPAEITQKVENLTSIPSLITDNLNIEPDLKNSNLISDAEKHSLLIIEDNVDLVNFLKAKLSNEYVVYNSDGSDAIEKALEIIPDIIICDINLVDKDGYEISKELKKDLRSSHIPIIILTAQSNKESVLKGLQSGVDQYLTKPFSLSILKQSLSSLLFNREKLRYYYTNNIYRVEPESKFGNQEQSFITKMNDIIKKNVENPKFSVEDLADKLGVSRVQLYRKVKAIIGINISDHINNIKLEKAAELLKANEMNISEIAYSLGFSSPNYFSTAFKNKFGISPKEYKTSS is encoded by the coding sequence ATGTATCAATTTGTAAAATATATTTTGATGCTCTTTTTGGCATCTTTAAGTTTAATCTCCTGTAGACAAAAACAGGGTGACAAAATTAGAGTTGGTTTCTCACAGGCGATGACGACCGATGATTGGCGCAAGCAAATGAATAGTTCAATAAAAATTGAAGCTTCCTTGCATCCTGAAGTAGATTTAACAATCAAAGACGCCCATAATAACGTTGCGAAACAAATCGAAGATATCGAACGTTTTATTTCGAATAAAGTGGATGTTATTATTGTATCGCCAATTCAGTCCAAACCATTAACGGCAGTTGTAGAAAAATCGATGAAAGCGGGAATTCCTGTTCTTATTGTCGATCGCAAAATTGAAGGGGAAAGTTATACGGCTTATCTCGGAGCCGATAATATTGAAATTGGCCGAATCGCTGGTCGTTACATTATCTCGCACAGTAAAGGTTCCGGTAATATTATAGAAATCACTGGTGCCAGCGGATCATCTCCAGCTTATGAAAGAACACTTGGTTTCAATCAGATTATCAACGAGAATAAGCGTTTTAAGATTGTAAACACCATTCAGGGCGACTGGGAAAAAGAATCTGTTAAGGCGCCTTTGAAGGCAATTCTGCTGCAAAATCCAAATATTGAATATATTTTCGCTCATAACGACAGAATGGCTTTAAGCGCCTGGGAAACTGCCAAAACCCTCGGGCTTGAAAAGAAAATCAAGTTTATTGGCGTGGATGCCCTGAACTCCGTAAATGGCGGTATTGAGCTAGTAAAAAACGGTGTGCTTGACGGAACCATTTTATATCCGACAGGAGGAAATGAAGCGCTGAAGCTGGCGCTGAAAATGTACAACAATGAGTCAATCCCAAGAAACAACATTCTAAATACGATTGTTATTGACAAAAACAATGCTGAAATTATCGAAAACCAAATGGATAAAGTCGATCAGCAACAGTTGGTTATCGAATCGCAGCAAGGAGCAATCAAAGTACAGGAAAGAGAATATGCTTCGCAGAATAATTTGGTAAGACTGCTTAGTTTTTTTCTTGTAATTATTTTGAGCTTGACGATTTACAGTATTTATTCTACAATTTCGATTTCAAAAAAGAAAAAACAACTGGAAAGAATCAATCAAACTGTAATTGACCAAAACAATGAAATTCAGGAAATGGCTCAGATCGCAGATAAAAGCAACGAAGCAAAACTGAATTTCTTCACTGGACTTTCGCATGAATTTAAAACGCCTATTACACTAATAATGAGTTATGTGGAATCGTTAATCGAAAATGAGAAAATTAAAGGTACCGCATTGATAGATGAAGTAAAACTGATTCACAAGAACTCAAACAGATTGCTTCGATTGATCAATCAATTACTGGATTTTAGGAAAATTGAAGAGCAAAAATTCACGCTGAGAGCTTCCAATACAAAGATTTACGATTTCACAAACGAAGTCATGGCAAACTTTAAAGGCGAAGCGGCCCGAAGAAATATTGATTTTCAATTGGTTTGTAAAAACAAAAATTTGGAACTGTTTATTGATCGCGGTTTAATGGATAAAGTGTATTTCAATTTATTGTCAAATGCCTTTAAATTTACGCCTGACAATGGTAAAATTAGTATTTCAATTGTCGAAAATCAGGATAATACAGTCAAAATACATTTTAAAGATTCCGGAATTGGAATTCCTGATGATGAACTTTCAAATGTGTTTGATCCCTTTTTCAGGGCTTCAAATAACAATAAGAATAGTTCAGGAATTGGGCTTCATCTCTCAAAAGAGTTTGTGCTTTTGCATCAGGGAACGATTGAATTGAAATCAAAACAAGGCAGTGAATTTGTGATTACCTTATTAAAAGGAAGCAGTCATTTGCAACCAGCAGAGATTACTCAGAAAGTGGAAAATCTAACCAGTATTCCAAGTTTAATAACCGATAATTTAAACATAGAACCCGATTTAAAAAATTCAAACCTAATTTCTGATGCTGAAAAACATTCGCTATTAATTATAGAAGACAATGTAGATCTGGTTAACTTTTTGAAAGCCAAACTTTCCAATGAATATGTAGTTTATAATTCGGACGGAAGCGATGCGATTGAAAAGGCTTTAGAAATTATTCCAGACATTATTATCTGTGATATTAATTTAGTAGATAAAGATGGTTACGAAATTAGCAAAGAACTAAAGAAAGATCTCCGTTCTTCACATATTCCTATTATAATTCTAACGGCTCAAAGCAATAAAGAATCGGTTCTAAAAGGGTTGCAGAGTGGAGTAGATCAATATTTGACAAAACCTTTTAGTCTTTCAATTCTAAAACAATCGCTATCGAGTTTGCTTTTCAACAGAGAAAAACTACGTTATTATTACACCAATAATATTTACAGAGTTGAACCTGAATCTAAGTTTGGAAATCAGGAACAGTCATTTATTACCAAAATGAATGACATCATTAAAAAGAATGTCGAAAATCCAAAGTTTTCAGTTGAAGATTTGGCGGACAAATTGGGCGTTTCGAGAGTTCAGCTGTATAGAAAGGTGAAAGCAATTATTGGAATTAATATTAGCGATCATATTAATAATATCAAATTAGAGAAAGCCGCAGAACTTTTGAAGGCAAATGAGATGAATATTTCTGAAATTGCGTACTCATTAGGTTTCTCTTCTCCAAACTATTTTTCTACAGC
- a CDS encoding alpha/beta hydrolase, whose product MCVSTAGFSQNKLNSNLKSNKMNNHQNVLSVDYGQLKEGKNSLYFMSQGYKLAGDLYLPKDFNSNKKYPTVIYTRVGTQVKEQTGATYGNKLAAKGYAFFVFDPKNFGDSEGEVRNYESIHNMVPNTTDAISFLRTLTFVDREKFYGLGACAGAPYICNVAIGDTRIKAVATLVGNFDAAASLFGAYPKEMLDKMLQTAAEAKQKYYETGEYEMAPIFGGMPLPPPDTASKAMKDAYGYYFLRAGQDKCPNYTTNYPTIGLPVDPSRVFMNQAKFFTTPFLVIAGSEAFTHDMDREVYEMAAGKKEWMDIEGASHMDLYDNDKYLDPAMDKVDDFFKKY is encoded by the coding sequence ATGTGTGTTTCCACTGCCGGATTTTCCCAAAATAAACTAAATAGTAATTTAAAAAGCAATAAAATGAACAATCATCAAAATGTCCTGTCTGTTGATTACGGACAGCTGAAAGAAGGGAAAAACAGCTTATACTTCATGAGCCAAGGTTATAAATTGGCCGGGGACTTGTATCTGCCTAAAGATTTTAATTCAAATAAGAAATATCCAACAGTTATATATACTCGTGTTGGTACGCAGGTAAAAGAGCAGACAGGTGCAACCTACGGAAATAAGCTTGCTGCAAAAGGTTATGCATTCTTTGTCTTTGATCCCAAAAATTTTGGAGACAGCGAGGGAGAAGTCCGAAATTATGAATCCATTCACAATATGGTTCCAAACACTACAGATGCAATAAGTTTTTTGAGGACCTTAACTTTTGTGGACAGGGAAAAATTTTATGGTCTCGGAGCCTGCGCAGGAGCTCCTTACATCTGCAATGTTGCTATAGGAGATACCCGCATTAAAGCAGTAGCGACGCTGGTTGGTAATTTTGATGCCGCAGCTAGCTTGTTTGGTGCTTACCCGAAAGAAATGCTGGATAAAATGCTGCAAACTGCGGCAGAAGCAAAACAGAAATATTATGAAACGGGCGAATATGAGATGGCGCCTATTTTCGGCGGGATGCCTCTGCCTCCGCCGGACACAGCCTCTAAAGCAATGAAAGACGCTTATGGATATTATTTTCTTAGAGCAGGACAGGATAAATGCCCAAACTATACTACAAATTATCCTACGATAGGCCTTCCTGTTGACCCTTCAAGAGTATTTATGAACCAGGCAAAGTTTTTTACTACTCCTTTTTTAGTTATTGCGGGCAGTGAAGCCTTTACACATGATATGGATAGAGAAGTTTACGAAATGGCAGCAGGGAAAAAAGAATGGATGGATATCGAAGGTGCCTCACATATGGACTTATATGACAATGATAAATACCTTGATCCTGCAATGGATAAGGTTGATGATTTTTTTAAAAAATACTAA
- a CDS encoding helix-turn-helix domain-containing protein: protein MGIREELNFEDKIKFVQDTQYVIGGKWKLPIIISIYHGNKRFNEILSSIPKITNRVLSKELRHLEENELISRKVYDDYPARIEYTLTAYCHTLTEVLESMEQWGKQHRGRMKMK from the coding sequence ATGGGCATTAGAGAAGAATTAAATTTCGAAGATAAAATCAAATTTGTACAAGACACGCAATATGTAATTGGCGGTAAATGGAAACTGCCCATTATTATTTCAATCTATCATGGAAATAAGAGATTCAATGAAATTCTTTCTTCTATACCTAAAATTACAAATCGGGTACTGTCAAAAGAATTGAGGCATCTTGAGGAAAACGAATTGATTTCGCGAAAAGTTTATGATGATTATCCAGCACGAATTGAATACACGCTGACGGCATATTGTCATACCTTAACTGAAGTACTGGAATCAATGGAGCAGTGGGGAAAGCAACATAGGGGAAGAATGAAAATGAAATGA
- a CDS encoding SDR family oxidoreductase produces the protein METNSKVWFITGASNGFGLTLVKQLLQRGDKVAATSRNKASIEEKTGKNTNLLAITLDITNDDEVKTAVEQTVKTFGKIDVAVNNAGYMLLGALEEVSAKEFQDSVGVNIIAYQNVIRNVMPYFRKQKSGHFFNFASSAGYSADACAGSYNAVKSAVIGFSEALAKETGLFNVKVTIVSPGLFRTNFLGAFPTAQNTIEVYGTQHLVDAMNKFNGNQPGDPEKLVKVLIDSAGKDNAPLHLIMGTDSYDRALKYYQSQIENLKKLKELSCSTNFE, from the coding sequence ATGGAAACAAATAGTAAAGTCTGGTTTATAACTGGTGCTTCTAATGGCTTTGGATTAACATTGGTAAAACAATTATTGCAACGAGGCGATAAAGTTGCAGCGACTTCGAGAAATAAAGCCAGTATTGAAGAAAAAACAGGCAAAAATACCAATCTTCTTGCAATTACTTTGGACATAACTAACGACGATGAAGTGAAAACAGCAGTTGAGCAAACTGTAAAAACATTTGGCAAAATTGATGTTGCCGTTAACAATGCCGGCTACATGCTTCTTGGCGCACTAGAAGAAGTTTCTGCAAAAGAATTTCAGGATTCTGTCGGGGTAAATATAATTGCCTATCAAAACGTAATTAGAAACGTAATGCCATATTTCCGCAAACAAAAAAGTGGGCATTTTTTCAATTTTGCCTCTTCTGCGGGGTATTCAGCCGATGCTTGCGCGGGGAGTTACAACGCCGTTAAATCTGCTGTTATAGGCTTCTCAGAAGCTTTAGCCAAGGAAACCGGGCTATTTAATGTAAAAGTGACCATTGTTTCTCCCGGACTTTTTAGAACAAATTTCCTAGGTGCGTTTCCGACAGCTCAAAATACTATTGAAGTTTACGGCACGCAGCATTTAGTTGATGCGATGAATAAATTTAACGGTAATCAGCCGGGAGATCCTGAAAAACTGGTTAAGGTATTGATCGATAGTGCAGGGAAAGATAATGCTCCTCTTCATTTAATCATGGGTACAGATTCTTACGATAGAGCCCTTAAATATTACCAGTCTCAGATTGAAAACCTAAAAAAGCTAAAAGAGCTAAGCTGTTCAACAAATTTTGAGTAA